The following are encoded together in the Cyanobacterium aponinum PCC 10605 genome:
- a CDS encoding helix-turn-helix transcriptional regulator, which yields MTINLSSLDFWDLLENYTLAENPQSFNDENTEITMLYPPLLGEGYKQHIWLNSGIKLTIHSYQLNQDLIIDNSNEETDCIEFAFKLKSDCQINNHYFNFNKYSYIIGKHRQGAIVKYQGNSVNKGVDIHLDMNKFSDFLENSYEQNFPPCLKSILSQEQKNFSLSYPLKFSSAIELVIKQIINCPYQGLIKNIYLEGKSLELIALYFDLLTKCDRPYFSQTSSFNSSDVEAIYQAKEIIEKNFDNPPTLSDLAQQVRLSNRKLEQGFHQVFNTTVFGYLRQYRLKIAGELLREKKTNISLISSLVGYSSHSAFTKAFQKQFGVTPKIYQLLS from the coding sequence ATGACAATTAATCTTTCTAGCCTAGATTTTTGGGATTTATTAGAAAACTACACCCTTGCTGAAAATCCGCAATCATTTAATGATGAAAATACAGAAATAACAATGTTATATCCTCCTTTATTAGGTGAGGGTTATAAACAACATATTTGGTTAAATAGCGGAATAAAATTAACCATTCATAGTTATCAATTAAATCAAGATTTAATTATAGATAATAGCAATGAAGAAACGGATTGTATTGAATTTGCTTTTAAATTAAAGTCTGATTGTCAGATTAATAACCATTATTTTAATTTTAATAAATATTCTTATATTATTGGCAAACATCGTCAAGGTGCGATCGTAAAATATCAAGGAAATAGTGTAAATAAAGGAGTTGATATTCATTTAGATATGAATAAGTTTTCTGATTTTTTAGAAAATAGTTACGAACAAAATTTTCCTCCTTGTCTCAAGTCAATTTTATCACAAGAACAAAAAAACTTTTCCTTAAGTTATCCTTTAAAATTCAGTTCCGCTATAGAATTAGTGATCAAACAAATTATTAATTGCCCTTATCAAGGATTAATTAAAAATATTTATTTAGAAGGTAAATCTTTAGAATTAATTGCTTTATATTTTGATTTATTAACTAAGTGCGATCGCCCTTATTTTTCTCAAACATCTTCATTTAATTCTAGTGATGTGGAGGCAATTTATCAAGCAAAAGAAATCATCGAAAAAAATTTTGATAATCCTCCTACTTTATCTGATTTAGCACAACAGGTAAGATTAAGTAATCGTAAATTAGAACAAGGTTTTCATCAAGTATTTAACACCACAGTATTCGGTTATTTACGTCAATATCGTTTAAAAATAGCTGGAGAATTACTAAGAGAAAAAAAGACGAATATTTCTCTAATTTCTTCTCTTGTGGGTTATAGTAGTCATAGTGCATTCACAAAGGCTTTTCAGAAACAATTTGGTGTGACACCGAAAATTTATCAGCTACTATCCTAA
- a CDS encoding tetratricopeptide repeat protein, which produces MVSISKKDLFQAKLTGNLINLENQLQNYFTNSNNLSDFTQDETKNNLHTLTKIYLYQRKYDEAKQLINSILEAKITLLGEENHEVVFILENLAFITYLETYYPFFQDATEAKKLYLKLLAIQKQLYGQNSLKIVQTLIVIGVISTQQEAPAFLAQALHICDSTLTDNDIELAYFLWQIGSALFDKCYFFGAESSELEYIEVVLTESLEICQKYLPESHPLFISCMINLAEAKHHLTHYESAEKLLRKSLAEYEKRFYPFHPQIFNLRYNLIVNLQMQSKHEELVELKKIQDNYREYHEKRIKGIVFSVPDVDTTLYPIEDILTEEDQELDFDFANEYQKMIEKQREYLSQDNFYVANSLENSAYENLRKSELFLLNEVETLFLRALQIKGKILGHNHDEVLDILASLAYVYELQQDQDSYELCSQEIAKLKMTK; this is translated from the coding sequence ATGGTCAGTATCAGTAAAAAAGATTTATTTCAAGCTAAATTAACGGGTAATTTGATCAACTTAGAAAATCAATTACAAAACTATTTTACTAACTCAAATAACTTATCCGATTTTACTCAGGATGAAACAAAAAATAATCTCCATACTTTAACAAAAATTTATTTATATCAAAGAAAATATGACGAAGCAAAACAACTTATTAACTCGATACTAGAAGCGAAAATAACACTATTAGGAGAGGAAAATCATGAAGTAGTTTTTATTTTAGAAAATTTAGCTTTTATTACTTATTTAGAAACTTATTATCCTTTTTTTCAAGACGCTACAGAAGCAAAAAAATTATATCTTAAGTTATTAGCAATTCAAAAACAATTATATGGTCAAAATAGCCTCAAAATAGTTCAAACTTTGATAGTAATAGGTGTTATTAGCACTCAGCAAGAAGCTCCAGCATTTCTTGCTCAAGCTCTTCATATATGTGATAGTACTTTAACAGATAATGACATAGAATTGGCTTATTTTTTATGGCAAATAGGTTCAGCTTTATTTGATAAATGTTATTTTTTTGGTGCTGAATCTTCCGAGTTAGAATATATAGAAGTTGTTTTAACAGAATCCTTAGAAATTTGCCAAAAATACCTGCCTGAGTCTCATCCTTTATTTATTTCTTGTATGATTAATTTAGCCGAAGCTAAACATCATTTAACTCATTATGAATCTGCCGAAAAATTACTAAGAAAAAGTCTTGCTGAATATGAAAAAAGGTTCTATCCTTTTCATCCACAAATATTCAACTTACGTTACAATTTAATAGTTAATTTGCAAATGCAGAGCAAACACGAAGAATTGGTAGAATTAAAAAAAATACAAGATAATTATCGAGAATATCACGAAAAAAGAATCAAAGGAATTGTATTTAGTGTTCCTGATGTTGATACCACCTTATATCCTATCGAAGATATTTTAACAGAAGAAGATCAAGAGTTAGATTTTGATTTTGCTAATGAGTACCAAAAAATGATAGAAAAACAACGAGAATATTTATCTCAAGATAATTTTTATGTCGCTAATTCTTTGGAAAATTCAGCTTATGAAAATTTAAGAAAATCCGAATTATTTTTATTAAATGAAGTTGAAACTTTATTTTTAAGAGCTTTACAGATTAAAGGTAAAATTTTAGGTCATAATCATGACGAAGTTTTAGATATATTAGCAAGTTTAGCTTATGTTTATGAGTTACAACAAGATCAAGATTCTTATGAACTTTGTTCTCAAGAAATAGCTAAATTAAAAATGACGAAATAA
- a CDS encoding TonB-dependent receptor domain-containing protein, which yields MKKQFYFLSLTGLMILGANPMIVRAETIDSDLRSNLLLAQETKIITINNIFFEPTETGLQILVENDSSEPLQPLIFPNENNLVIEFLETQLGFEGLQQENISEEITAITVEPLEGNVVRMTIKGKNQAPSAQIIPADDNSFILSVTPVSDSDIATNPEEEEETIELVVTANRSEEEVENIPRSVTIINRPQIEEQTNITNDLRTILGNLVPGFGPPPSESTPRSIIQNLRGRSPLILIDGVPLTSNYGLDRELRTIDPDVIERIEVVRGPTAIYGGQATGGLINIITRFPSPETLETELSAGLGLSLTHPGDSFYNRVGGLVSGTSKSGEVDYLLFVKREDNGAFFDAEGDRIPETSGGGVIDATAYSILAKSAFYFDENQKLQLTFNFYDGRQDTNYISDPAIRNIDGIQKARALRVNSDTKGTDLAGDQNIFVSATYTHDDLMGSKALAQVYYRDYTSIVGAGDFRGGFFDAIVRQRATGDKWGTRLQIDTPLTFMGGESNVVWGLDYVKEDNQAPFEVFDPVSFDNNGTLRKIDERTFVPLHTLGQLGLFGQVRWDVNPNWLISGGLRHERIGLEVDDYTTFSGTAIKGGNLDFNATVFNLGTVYKITEQFNIFASFAQGFSVPAFGGVLRTPPPDFTNINQNLQLTEPIKVNNYEIGLRGQWNNIQASISGFYNTSDLGEDYAFNDGVSQLVRAPERIYGIEATLDTQLNDYWSLGGTFSWTEGENDEDDNGSYLPISTFRIQPIKLTGYIEHQTTPSWNNRLQFLYVANRDRAFKDGVDAVPVTDYFTVDYISNVKLGQGTLQIGIQNLFNNQYAPVQSQFLSGFNEIFNAAASGINLRVGYKINF from the coding sequence ATGAAAAAACAATTTTACTTTTTATCTTTGACAGGCTTAATGATTTTGGGTGCAAATCCCATGATAGTAAGAGCGGAAACTATTGATTCTGATTTGCGATCGAACCTTTTACTAGCTCAAGAAACGAAAATTATTACTATTAACAACATTTTTTTTGAACCCACAGAAACAGGATTACAAATTTTAGTCGAAAATGATTCTTCAGAACCCTTGCAACCGTTAATTTTTCCTAATGAGAATAACTTAGTTATTGAATTTTTAGAGACTCAACTAGGATTTGAGGGATTGCAACAGGAAAATATCAGCGAAGAAATTACCGCCATTACGGTAGAGCCTTTGGAGGGAAATGTAGTCAGAATGACCATTAAAGGCAAAAATCAAGCCCCTTCTGCTCAAATTATCCCTGCCGATGACAATAGTTTTATCTTATCTGTCACTCCAGTATCTGATTCCGATATTGCCACCAATCCAGAGGAAGAAGAAGAAACCATCGAATTAGTGGTAACAGCTAACCGTAGTGAAGAAGAAGTGGAAAATATACCTCGTTCTGTGACAATAATTAATCGTCCTCAAATTGAAGAACAAACAAATATTACCAACGATTTAAGAACTATTTTAGGGAATTTAGTCCCCGGTTTTGGCCCTCCTCCTAGTGAAAGCACTCCTCGCTCTATAATTCAAAATTTACGGGGAAGAAGTCCTTTAATTTTAATTGATGGTGTGCCGTTAACCTCCAATTATGGCTTAGATCGGGAATTAAGAACCATTGATCCTGATGTTATTGAGCGAATCGAAGTTGTACGAGGTCCGACAGCGATTTATGGCGGACAAGCCACAGGAGGTTTAATTAATATTATTACTCGTTTTCCCTCCCCTGAAACTTTGGAAACGGAATTATCCGCAGGTTTGGGTTTGTCTTTAACTCACCCCGGCGATAGTTTTTATAATCGGGTTGGGGGTTTGGTTTCTGGTACTTCTAAATCTGGAGAGGTAGATTATCTCTTATTTGTTAAACGGGAAGATAACGGTGCTTTTTTTGACGCTGAGGGCGATCGCATTCCTGAAACTAGCGGAGGAGGAGTTATCGATGCCACTGCTTACAGCATTCTTGCCAAAAGTGCCTTTTATTTTGATGAAAACCAAAAATTACAGTTAACTTTCAATTTCTATGATGGGAGGCAAGATACTAACTATATTTCAGACCCTGCCATTAGGAATATTGACGGCATTCAAAAAGCGAGGGCATTAAGAGTTAACTCTGACACAAAGGGAACAGATTTAGCCGGAGATCAAAATATTTTCGTTTCTGCTACCTACACCCATGATGATTTAATGGGTAGTAAAGCCCTAGCCCAAGTTTATTATCGTGATTATACCTCTATTGTAGGGGCGGGAGATTTTCGGGGAGGTTTCTTTGATGCGATCGTCCGTCAGAGAGCAACAGGTGACAAATGGGGGACAAGATTACAAATAGATACCCCTTTAACATTTATGGGAGGAGAATCTAACGTTGTTTGGGGTTTGGATTATGTGAAAGAGGACAATCAAGCACCCTTTGAAGTATTTGATCCCGTTTCTTTTGATAATAACGGCACTTTACGGAAAATTGATGAGCGAACTTTTGTACCACTGCATACTTTAGGACAATTAGGACTATTTGGACAAGTGCGCTGGGATGTTAACCCAAACTGGTTAATCAGTGGCGGATTGCGTCATGAGAGAATCGGTTTAGAAGTAGATGATTATACTACTTTTTCTGGTACAGCCATTAAGGGAGGAAACCTTGATTTTAACGCCACCGTATTTAATCTTGGTACTGTATATAAAATTACTGAACAATTCAATATCTTTGCTAGTTTTGCTCAAGGTTTTTCTGTACCTGCCTTTGGTGGTGTATTGCGTACTCCTCCCCCAGATTTCACCAATATTAATCAAAACTTACAGCTAACTGAACCTATCAAAGTCAATAACTATGAAATCGGTTTGCGAGGGCAATGGAATAATATTCAAGCCTCCATTTCAGGATTTTACAATACATCAGATTTAGGAGAAGACTATGCTTTTAATGATGGTGTTTCCCAATTAGTAAGAGCGCCTGAACGTATTTACGGCATAGAAGCCACCCTCGACACGCAACTTAACGATTATTGGTCATTGGGTGGTACATTTAGTTGGACTGAGGGAGAAAATGACGAAGATGATAACGGTAGTTATTTACCTATCTCTACTTTTCGCATTCAACCAATCAAATTAACGGGATATATTGAGCATCAAACTACCCCCAGTTGGAATAATCGCTTACAATTTCTTTATGTAGCAAACCGCGATCGAGCTTTTAAAGATGGCGTGGATGCAGTACCGGTTACAGATTATTTCACTGTAGATTATATTAGTAATGTCAAATTAGGACAAGGTACATTACAAATAGGTATTCAAAACTTATTCAATAATCAATATGCACCTGTGCAATCACAATTTTTAAGTGGTTTCAACGAAATCTTCAACGCCGCCGCTAGTGGTATTAATTTAAGGGTAGGTTACAAAATTAACTTTTAA
- a CDS encoding helix-turn-helix transcriptional regulator, with the protein MTIKFDNHELKKLSQQYTSTINPNLIKDKCDRTYLAPEWLGKGYKREIVLRNGISLIIHNYQLFENVIIDNRENIDETLEIAFKLSLPQYIPPNINISVKDGFCYVIGKNNEGDIWQELANIPSKAVDIHLNESLVESLINDYDDSLPQSLKPFFLGNNNLPVSLPQIISPQMKMVISQIINCSFQGITKQIYLEAKTLELLALKINSLRQIEQVKQIKIKLKKEDIEAIYHAEKIIVDNYNNPPSLIELSRQVGINTRKLKEGFRQIFHTTVFDYLYHYRMNLAQNLLKKQKNVGVVAQTIGYASATSFNAAFQKQFGVTPKLFQLAHR; encoded by the coding sequence ATGACCATCAAGTTTGACAATCATGAGTTAAAAAAGTTATCTCAACAATATACTTCCACCATCAACCCTAATTTAATTAAGGATAAGTGCGATCGCACTTATTTAGCCCCTGAATGGCTAGGAAAAGGATATAAAAGAGAGATTGTATTACGTAACGGAATTTCATTAATTATTCATAATTACCAACTATTTGAAAATGTCATCATTGATAATCGAGAAAATATAGATGAAACTTTAGAGATTGCTTTTAAATTGAGTTTGCCCCAGTACATTCCACCCAATATTAATATTAGTGTAAAAGACGGATTTTGCTATGTAATTGGCAAAAATAATGAAGGAGATATATGGCAGGAATTAGCAAATATTCCTTCTAAAGCAGTAGATATTCACTTAAACGAATCTTTAGTAGAATCGTTAATTAATGATTATGATGACAGTTTACCCCAAAGTTTAAAACCTTTTTTTCTTGGTAATAATAATCTACCTGTTTCCTTACCGCAAATTATTTCACCTCAAATGAAAATGGTAATTTCACAAATTATAAATTGTTCTTTTCAAGGTATAACAAAACAAATATATTTAGAAGCAAAAACGCTGGAATTATTAGCTTTAAAAATTAATAGTTTAAGACAAATTGAACAGGTAAAACAAATCAAAATTAAACTAAAAAAAGAGGATATAGAAGCAATATATCATGCTGAAAAAATTATAGTTGATAACTATAACAATCCACCATCTTTAATAGAATTATCTCGTCAAGTGGGCATTAACACTCGTAAATTAAAAGAGGGTTTTCGACAAATATTTCATACTACGGTATTTGATTATTTATATCATTATCGAATGAATTTAGCTCAGAATTTGCTCAAAAAACAGAAAAATGTAGGGGTTGTTGCTCAAACAATTGGTTATGCCAGTGCCACCTCATTTAATGCCGCTTTTCAAAAACAATTCGGCGTTACTCCTAAACTTTTTCAATTAGCTCATCGTTAA
- a CDS encoding ABC transporter substrate-binding protein has product MIKLFSFLLFFSLIIPLNSCQKQSLTVENNIINNDYLISVTDASNHELKFSKIPEKIVCLHLSCIDILAELNHPPIAVHNMLLNLAKSDIYFGEKGKNIIPISGYGEPNLEQLLKLKPDLIVGHLAGYSSQRNTLDAIAPVFLIEIETYEDAIDNLEKFANLLNKDEEFKVAKNKFTAKLDNYKKQANNEKIVLVTNGYKGNFFIATKESLLGSVLDELTNYPWSISGNNPSAINWVSLSSEEILTINPDIIFVLVKSPSSNLLGDLRKDSFWQELKAVKNNQVYPLEEEKVGGLTTGTKSLSAFLDQIMPLIY; this is encoded by the coding sequence ATGATAAAACTATTCTCTTTTCTCCTCTTTTTTAGCTTAATAATTCCCTTAAACAGTTGTCAAAAACAATCTTTAACTGTTGAGAATAATATAATCAATAATGATTACTTAATATCTGTTACTGATGCGTCTAATCATGAGCTCAAATTTAGTAAAATTCCTGAAAAAATAGTTTGTTTACATCTTAGTTGTATTGATATTTTAGCAGAATTAAATCATCCTCCCATCGCTGTGCATAATATGTTATTAAATTTAGCAAAAAGTGATATTTATTTCGGAGAAAAAGGTAAAAATATAATACCCATTTCGGGCTATGGAGAACCAAATTTAGAGCAGTTATTAAAACTTAAACCAGATTTAATTGTTGGACATCTAGCAGGATATAGTAGTCAAAGGAATACCTTAGATGCGATCGCACCTGTATTTTTAATTGAAATAGAAACCTACGAAGATGCGATCGATAATTTAGAAAAATTTGCTAATTTACTCAATAAAGATGAAGAATTTAAAGTTGCTAAAAATAAATTTACTGCTAAATTAGATAATTATAAAAAACAAGCTAATAATGAGAAAATTGTTTTGGTGACTAATGGATATAAAGGAAACTTTTTTATTGCCACTAAAGAATCATTATTAGGCTCAGTGCTAGACGAATTAACGAACTATCCTTGGTCAATTTCTGGGAATAATCCCAGTGCCATTAATTGGGTTAGTTTATCTTCAGAAGAAATTTTAACGATAAATCCTGATATTATTTTTGTTTTAGTAAAATCCCCTTCTTCAAATTTATTAGGAGATTTAAGAAAAGATAGTTTTTGGCAGGAATTAAAAGCAGTAAAAAATAATCAAGTTTATCCTTTAGAGGAAGAAAAAGTAGGAGGTTTAACTACAGGTACAAAATCATTATCTGCTTTTTTAGATCAAATTATGCCCCTGATTTATTAA
- a CDS encoding nucleotidyltransferase domain-containing protein, with protein MENLDFQIANEFRCRLESITPVVDMRIFGSRARGDAQPDSDLDVFIKVNFLDRSLREMIYDLAWEIGFQHDRIISTFVVTEEQIKYGAVGANPLLSQVMKEKPMITEKCCSLIYL; from the coding sequence ATGGAAAATTTGGATTTTCAAATAGCTAATGAATTTCGTTGTCGTCTCGAATCTATAACTCCTGTTGTCGATATGCGTATTTTTGGCTCACGTGCTAGGGGTGATGCACAACCTGATTCTGATTTAGATGTCTTTATTAAAGTTAATTTTTTAGATCGATCATTGCGAGAAATGATTTATGATTTAGCTTGGGAAATAGGATTTCAACATGATCGAATCATATCTACTTTTGTAGTTACAGAAGAACAAATTAAATATGGAGCAGTAGGGGCAAATCCCCTATTATCTCAAGTGATGAAAGAAAAGCCCATGATTACGGAGAAATGTTGCAGCCTGATTTACCTGTAA
- a CDS encoding leucine-rich repeat domain-containing protein yields MFIQIQEKIKQVKEKKLKVLDLSYDCDREEQKLEKIPPEIFDLKQLEYLSLRGHSLKKIPQEINNLINLQYLDLSSNQLDEIPSEMGSLISLEHLDLSRNQLFCLPTTFVNLNSLIYLDLSINQFSEFPEFLGEIASLKYLSFAVNRLYSLPESIIKLSNLNHLDLSKNKFVRFPEFITSLKKLTYLDLSVNQLTSLPENIDQLSELRDLGLLNNQIKTLPTSMINMTNLEYMELWDNPLPKNLSREIGFEDIRKYFDSLR; encoded by the coding sequence ATGTTTATTCAAATACAGGAAAAAATTAAGCAAGTAAAAGAAAAAAAATTAAAAGTATTAGACTTAAGTTATGATTGCGATCGAGAAGAACAAAAATTAGAGAAAATACCCCCAGAAATTTTTGACTTAAAACAATTAGAATATCTCTCTTTAAGGGGTCATAGTTTAAAGAAAATTCCCCAAGAAATTAATAATCTTATTAATTTGCAATATCTGGATTTATCATCAAATCAATTAGATGAGATACCATCAGAAATGGGGAGTCTTATTTCCTTAGAACATTTAGACTTATCAAGGAATCAATTATTTTGTTTACCTACTACTTTTGTTAATTTAAATAGTCTGATTTATCTTGATTTATCTATTAATCAGTTTTCAGAATTTCCTGAATTTTTAGGAGAAATTGCTAGTTTAAAATATTTATCTTTTGCAGTAAATCGTCTTTATAGCCTGCCAGAATCGATTATCAAATTAAGTAATCTTAACCATTTAGATTTATCTAAAAACAAATTTGTTAGATTTCCCGAATTTATAACCTCTTTAAAAAAATTAACTTACTTAGATTTGTCCGTGAATCAACTAACCAGCCTGCCAGAAAATATTGATCAATTATCTGAGTTAAGAGATTTAGGTTTATTGAATAATCAAATAAAAACTTTACCAACTTCTATGATTAACATGACTAATTTAGAATATATGGAATTATGGGATAATCCTTTACCGAAAAATTTGTCAAGAGAAATAGGATTTGAGGATATTAGAAAATATTTTGATTCTTTAAGATAA
- a CDS encoding sucrase ferredoxin, whose translation MLLESPLTLDECQFCNLVSQNNGEDPLGSAGCYDQWLMMELPQPWEAKFWTSREELKPFVSLMSELISQGKLNKFRLSAIAPDKIYSEKGLTRVIYYYRPGELFTNLEKREYLLPLDKINDLAISLITSSNLDEFETYRKNSDNIREILVCTHGNVDVACSRFGYPIYEKLRKEYSDENLRVWRCSHIGGHRFAPTLIDFPSGRYWGHLNLEILETLINSPEDINKLRPYYRGWSGVSYLEQIFEAKLWQEIGKKWLTYPKTGRVIAQEKVENEEEEEPNWAEIEISYLELETQKVITRKGKLEAKKEILTLAKSGNNELFPVKQYQLNVNF comes from the coding sequence ATGTTGTTAGAATCACCTTTAACCCTAGATGAGTGCCAATTTTGTAACCTTGTCTCCCAAAATAATGGCGAAGACCCATTAGGGAGTGCTGGATGCTATGATCAATGGTTAATGATGGAATTACCTCAACCATGGGAAGCCAAATTCTGGACTAGCAGAGAAGAATTAAAACCCTTCGTTTCTCTCATGTCTGAATTAATCTCTCAGGGAAAATTAAATAAATTTCGTCTAAGCGCGATCGCACCTGATAAAATATACTCAGAAAAAGGCTTAACCCGTGTAATTTATTATTATCGCCCGGGGGAATTATTTACTAACCTAGAAAAAAGAGAATATCTCTTACCCCTTGATAAAATCAACGACTTAGCTATTAGCTTAATTACATCATCAAATCTGGATGAATTTGAAACATATAGAAAAAATTCAGATAATATCAGAGAAATTTTAGTTTGTACTCATGGCAATGTAGATGTAGCCTGTAGTCGTTTTGGTTATCCTATTTATGAAAAATTGAGAAAAGAATATAGCGATGAAAATTTGAGAGTATGGCGTTGTAGTCATATTGGCGGCCATCGTTTTGCACCAACTTTAATTGACTTTCCCAGTGGTAGATATTGGGGACATTTAAACTTAGAAATATTAGAAACATTAATTAATTCCCCAGAAGATATTAACAAATTGCGTCCTTATTATCGAGGCTGGAGTGGGGTATCATATTTAGAACAAATTTTTGAAGCTAAATTGTGGCAAGAAATAGGCAAAAAATGGTTAACTTATCCAAAAACAGGTAGAGTTATTGCACAAGAAAAAGTAGAAAACGAAGAAGAAGAAGAGCCAAATTGGGCTGAAATTGAAATAAGTTATTTAGAATTAGAAACTCAAAAAGTAATTACTCGTAAAGGAAAATTAGAAGCCAAAAAAGAAATATTGACATTGGCTAAATCGGGTAACAATGAGTTATTTCCTGTTAAACAATATCAACTTAATGTCAATTTTTGA